In Bradyrhizobium sp. CCBAU 051011, the following are encoded in one genomic region:
- a CDS encoding histidine phosphatase family protein, which produces MRRLMLLRHAKTEHDAPSGHDQDRRLDERGRLDAAAIGTWIGQHPPLPDAILVSTAVRARQTWEIARDAIKDAVRERHRQPQVELLDELYGAEPAQLLQIIRMAEVTDPARLMLIGHNPGMHELALMLTGTGDKAAKKALEDNLPTAGLAILDFATDDWCEVAFRRGTLVRFTSPKLLKQALDD; this is translated from the coding sequence ATGCGCCGTTTGATGCTGCTGCGTCACGCCAAGACCGAACATGACGCGCCTTCGGGCCATGACCAGGACCGCCGTCTCGACGAGCGCGGGCGGCTGGATGCCGCCGCCATTGGAACCTGGATCGGCCAACATCCGCCGCTCCCCGATGCCATTCTGGTTTCCACCGCAGTGCGGGCGCGGCAGACCTGGGAGATCGCACGCGATGCGATCAAGGATGCAGTGCGGGAACGGCATCGGCAGCCGCAGGTCGAACTGCTCGACGAACTGTACGGCGCCGAGCCGGCACAGCTTCTGCAGATCATCCGCATGGCGGAGGTCACCGACCCCGCGCGGCTGATGCTGATCGGTCACAATCCCGGCATGCATGAGCTGGCGCTGATGCTCACCGGCACCGGCGACAAGGCGGCGAAGAAAGCGCTTGAAGACAATCTGCCTACCGCCGGCCTTGCCATCCTGGATTTCGCGACCGACGACTGGTGCGAGGTGGCGTTCCGCCGCGGCACGCTCGTTCGCTTCACCAGCCCGAAACTGCTGAAGCAGGCGCTGGACGATTGA
- a CDS encoding DUF1127 domain-containing protein yields MTTVSQTAGQPASRNARTGFFRLLEGWVNGIITHFAHREAVKTLSELDDRALRDIGVERSQIETAVRGLIDPTFGRTM; encoded by the coding sequence ATGACGACGGTATCCCAGACGGCAGGTCAGCCTGCGTCCCGAAATGCGCGGACCGGATTTTTCCGCCTGCTCGAGGGCTGGGTGAACGGCATCATCACCCATTTTGCGCACCGCGAAGCCGTCAAAACGCTGAGCGAGTTGGACGACCGCGCGCTTCGCGATATCGGGGTGGAGCGCAGCCAGATCGAGACGGCCGTGCGCGGCCTGATTGATCCGACGTTCGGGCGGACGATGTGA
- a CDS encoding YdcF family protein: protein MTIPTTRLPTEAEIAAINARHLVETPLRPADLLFVFGTRQDVDGRVDEACRLWRAGYFRWAIVSGGVTPGSDRSECAIIADAMMARGVPANIILREDRAMNTGENVIYSLPIIDAALGLGNIRSVICLGNTWTARRYPMTLHRHWPEVEKMLVMVDSFKTPRALWHTDAEFSRRMLGEWDKIEPYKARGFIAEWPAGETCDR from the coding sequence GTGACAATTCCGACGACGCGATTGCCAACGGAAGCCGAGATCGCCGCGATCAATGCGCGGCATCTGGTCGAGACGCCGCTGCGGCCGGCCGACCTGCTGTTCGTATTCGGTACGCGCCAGGATGTCGACGGACGCGTCGACGAAGCCTGCCGGCTGTGGCGGGCGGGATATTTCCGCTGGGCCATCGTGAGCGGCGGAGTGACGCCGGGATCGGACCGCTCGGAATGCGCGATCATTGCCGATGCAATGATGGCGCGCGGCGTTCCGGCCAACATCATCCTGAGAGAGGATCGCGCAATGAACACCGGCGAGAACGTGATCTATTCGCTGCCCATCATCGACGCCGCGCTGGGGCTCGGCAACATCCGCAGCGTGATCTGCCTCGGCAATACCTGGACGGCGCGCCGCTATCCGATGACGTTGCACCGGCACTGGCCGGAAGTGGAGAAGATGCTGGTCATGGTCGACAGCTTCAAGACGCCGCGGGCGCTTTGGCACACCGACGCCGAATTCAGCCGCCGCATGCTCGGTGAATGGGACAAGATCGAGCCCTACAAGGCGAGGGGCTTTATCGCGGAGTGGCCGGCGGGCGAAACCTGCGACCGATAG
- a CDS encoding PLP-dependent aminotransferase family protein → MSKFEYLKLADTVAAEIANGALKPGDRLPPQRSFAYERKIAVSTASRVYTELLRRGLVVGEVGRGTFVSGETRRGVAMPVEPRGARIDLEVNYPILPTQSVMIARSLAGLERPEVLDLALRHSTTTGTLAARTISAEFLSREDWTPAPDQLVFTANGRQCIAAALAAMVPSGGRCGVEALTYPFIKDIAVRLGVTLVPLAMDEHGVRPDAVQKAHREAHLSALYLQPTIQNPLGMTMPPARRADLLRVVEKLGLTIIEDTVYGFLDEETPMAALAPDSCITLDSLSKKVAPGLALGFIVSPPRLRERVMAAVRSGGWTASGFAFAAGQRLMADGTVAELSRLKRIDAARRQQMAAKYLAGFEVQANVKSYHLWLTLPQHWRSQTFVAAAARRDIALTPSTTFAVTPGHAPNAVRLALGAPTTEQLDLALRTLSGMLTAKEDVDTTE, encoded by the coding sequence ATGTCAAAGTTCGAGTACCTGAAGCTTGCCGATACCGTCGCTGCCGAGATCGCCAATGGCGCGCTCAAGCCCGGCGACCGCCTGCCGCCGCAGCGCAGCTTCGCCTACGAGCGCAAGATCGCAGTCTCGACCGCGAGCCGCGTCTACACCGAGCTGTTGCGCCGTGGCCTCGTGGTCGGCGAAGTCGGGCGCGGCACGTTCGTTTCAGGTGAGACGCGCCGTGGTGTCGCGATGCCGGTCGAACCGCGCGGCGCGCGCATCGACCTGGAAGTGAATTATCCGATACTGCCGACGCAATCGGTGATGATCGCAAGAAGCCTTGCGGGACTGGAACGCCCCGAAGTGCTCGATCTCGCGTTGCGGCACTCGACCACGACAGGCACGCTGGCGGCGCGGACCATTTCCGCCGAATTTCTCTCCCGCGAGGACTGGACCCCGGCCCCCGATCAGCTCGTCTTCACCGCAAACGGCAGGCAATGCATCGCCGCCGCCCTTGCGGCGATGGTGCCAAGCGGCGGCCGCTGCGGCGTCGAGGCCTTGACCTATCCCTTCATCAAGGACATCGCCGTCAGGCTCGGCGTGACGCTGGTGCCGCTCGCGATGGACGAGCACGGCGTTCGCCCGGACGCAGTGCAGAAGGCTCACCGCGAAGCGCATTTGTCGGCGCTCTACCTTCAGCCGACGATTCAAAACCCGCTCGGCATGACCATGCCGCCGGCGCGCCGGGCCGATTTGCTGCGCGTGGTCGAGAAACTCGGCCTCACCATCATCGAGGATACGGTCTACGGCTTTCTCGACGAAGAAACGCCGATGGCCGCGCTCGCGCCGGATAGCTGCATCACCCTCGACAGCCTGTCGAAGAAGGTGGCGCCCGGCCTTGCGCTCGGCTTCATCGTTTCGCCGCCGCGCCTTCGCGAACGCGTCATGGCCGCGGTTCGATCGGGCGGATGGACGGCTTCCGGATTTGCGTTTGCTGCCGGGCAGCGGCTGATGGCTGATGGCACGGTCGCCGAACTGTCACGCCTGAAACGGATCGACGCGGCGCGGCGCCAGCAGATGGCGGCCAAATACCTCGCCGGCTTCGAGGTTCAGGCCAACGTCAAATCCTACCATCTTTGGCTGACCTTGCCGCAGCATTGGCGCTCGCAGACATTCGTCGCGGCCGCGGCCCGCCGCGACATCGCGCTGACGCCCTCGACCACCTTTGCGGTAACTCCCGGTCATGCCCCCAATGCCGTTCGCTTGGCGCTCGGCGCCCCTACCACCGAACAGCTCGATCTGGCGCTGCGCACCCTGTCGGGGATGCTGACGGCGAAGGAAGACGTCGACACGACCGAATAG
- a CDS encoding universal stress protein, producing MFKSILVPIDLADTDLAKPAIATAATLSQTWNGSVRLLNVLPMTPVMLAEYVPADFDAQQQATSEEALAIVAAESGIAAPRISTAVRKGGIYHEILEEAAAIKADLIVMTSHRPAMRTYFLGSNAGHVVRYAKCSVLVVRH from the coding sequence ATGTTCAAGTCGATTCTCGTGCCGATCGATCTGGCCGATACCGATCTGGCCAAGCCCGCGATTGCGACCGCCGCAACGCTGTCACAGACCTGGAACGGCTCGGTGCGCCTGCTCAATGTGTTGCCGATGACGCCGGTGATGCTGGCGGAATATGTGCCGGCCGATTTCGATGCCCAGCAGCAGGCGACCTCGGAGGAAGCGCTCGCGATCGTGGCTGCAGAATCCGGCATCGCCGCGCCGCGCATTTCTACTGCGGTGCGAAAAGGCGGCATCTATCATGAAATCCTCGAAGAGGCGGCCGCGATCAAGGCCGACCTGATCGTGATGACCTCGCACCGGCCGGCGATGCGGACCTATTTCCTCGGCTCCAATGCCGGCCATGTGGTGCGCTATGCCAAATGTTCGGTGCTGGTGGTCCGGCACTGA